In a single window of the Campylobacter fetus subsp. testudinum 03-427 genome:
- the sstT gene encoding sodium ion-motive force-driven serine/threonine transporter (Pfam match to PF00375.14 SDF), whose protein sequence is MGIFTKLTKSYTDGNLIIQILIGIIIGGILGFIAHKSNVEAAIVVNAASILGSLFVGALKAVAPILVFILVASSIIIKEFEQTHGLKNIIILYLIGTFLASLSAVIVSFIFPTTLVLQNTSNALASAPQSIIVVLKDLVFKMVDNPVHAISSGNYIGILTWAIGTGIALRHSSTETKKIFKDISEGITKIVKFIIKLAPFGIFGLVATSVAEAGFEALGGYAKLLVVLVGTMLFVAFVVNALIVYFVTKKNPYPLIMICIKESAVTAFFTRSSAANIPVNINLCKKLNLDEKLYSISIPLGATINMAGAAVTIAVLSLSAVNTLNIQIDFLNALLLSIIAAIGACGASGVAGGSLMLIPLACSLFGISNDIAMQVVAVGFIIGVIQDSVETALNSSTDVLFTAIASQKS, encoded by the coding sequence ATGGGAATATTCACAAAACTAACCAAAAGTTATACAGATGGAAATTTAATAATTCAAATATTAATAGGAATAATAATTGGAGGCATTTTAGGATTTATAGCGCACAAAAGTAACGTAGAAGCCGCTATAGTGGTAAATGCAGCGTCCATATTAGGAAGTTTATTTGTAGGGGCTTTAAAAGCAGTAGCGCCTATTTTAGTATTTATACTTGTTGCTTCATCTATCATTATAAAAGAATTTGAACAAACGCATGGACTTAAAAATATTATTATTTTATATCTTATCGGTACATTTTTGGCTTCTCTCTCAGCAGTTATAGTTAGTTTTATATTTCCAACGACTCTAGTTTTACAAAACACTAGTAACGCCTTAGCATCGGCACCTCAAAGTATAATAGTAGTCTTAAAAGATCTAGTATTTAAGATGGTAGATAATCCAGTTCATGCTATATCTAGCGGAAATTATATAGGGATACTCACATGGGCGATCGGAACTGGTATAGCTCTTAGACACTCTTCTACAGAGACTAAAAAGATATTTAAAGATATAAGTGAAGGCATAACAAAAATAGTCAAATTTATAATAAAATTAGCACCGTTTGGTATATTTGGACTTGTTGCTACAAGCGTGGCAGAAGCAGGTTTTGAAGCACTTGGAGGATACGCTAAACTTCTTGTTGTTTTAGTAGGAACTATGCTTTTTGTAGCATTTGTGGTAAATGCTCTCATAGTTTATTTCGTAACAAAGAAAAATCCATATCCACTCATAATGATTTGCATAAAAGAGAGTGCGGTCACTGCATTTTTCACTAGAAGTAGCGCAGCAAATATCCCAGTAAATATAAATCTTTGTAAAAAGTTAAATTTAGATGAAAAACTCTACTCTATATCAATTCCTTTAGGAGCAACTATAAATATGGCAGGAGCTGCTGTGACAATAGCTGTTTTATCACTAAGTGCTGTAAATACTCTAAATATCCAAATAGACTTTTTAAACGCCCTTTTACTTAGCATAATCGCTGCTATAGGAGCATGTGGAGCTAGCGGAGTAGCTGGAGGATCACTTATGCTCATTCCGCTTGCTTGTTCTTTGTTTGGTATAAGTAACGACATAGCTATGCAAGTAGTAGCAGTAGGATTTATAATAGGAGTCATTCAAGACTCAGTTGAGACTGCGTTAAATAGTTCAACAGACGTGCT
- the metK gene encoding methionine adenosyltransferase (Pfam matches to PF02773.12 S-AdoMet_synt_C, and to PF00438.16 S-AdoMet_synt_N, and to PF02772.12 S-AdoMet_synt_M), with protein sequence MYLFTSEVVSPGHPDKCADIIADSIVDAILKQDPNGRVASEVFVAGKHIIIGGEVNANVDFTHQDYRNIVKNTLKDIGYNGNPHFTRSQCLHPDDLEVDVFLNQQSPDINQGVDQSSGEIGAGDQGIMFGFASSETENFMPSAITYARMLCDKVYDYALKNPDKLGVDIKTQVTIDYGSKSNFENCKPESIHTIVVSAPSVENLQIEEVRTLIQGLIDDAGLPKELYNKEKTIIYINPTGRYVNHSSLHDSGLTGRKLIVDSFGGYSPIGGGAQSSKDYTKVDRSGLYAARWIAKNIVAAGLAKKCIVQLSYAIGVAKPVSISVDCMGTNSGVDDERLSEFVHESFALTPRWITEKFGLDKPSADTFLYAKVAAGGQVGVASYPWEKLDAVEIFKKLK encoded by the coding sequence ATGTACCTATTTACAAGCGAAGTAGTAAGTCCTGGTCATCCTGATAAATGTGCCGATATCATAGCAGATAGTATAGTTGATGCGATCCTTAAACAAGATCCAAACGGACGCGTGGCTAGTGAAGTTTTCGTTGCAGGAAAACATATCATTATAGGAGGCGAGGTCAATGCTAATGTCGATTTTACTCATCAAGACTATAGAAATATAGTAAAAAACACTTTAAAAGATATAGGATACAACGGAAATCCGCATTTTACAAGATCTCAATGTCTTCATCCTGATGATCTTGAAGTTGATGTATTTTTAAATCAGCAAAGCCCAGATATAAATCAAGGTGTTGATCAAAGTAGCGGTGAAATAGGCGCTGGAGATCAAGGAATTATGTTTGGATTTGCTTCAAGTGAAACTGAAAATTTTATGCCATCGGCTATAACTTACGCTAGAATGCTTTGCGATAAAGTTTATGATTACGCTCTTAAAAATCCAGATAAACTAGGTGTTGATATCAAAACTCAAGTTACTATAGACTACGGTTCAAAATCAAATTTTGAAAACTGCAAACCTGAGTCTATCCATACAATAGTAGTAAGCGCTCCAAGTGTTGAAAATTTACAAATAGAAGAAGTCAGAACTTTAATCCAAGGATTGATAGATGATGCAGGACTTCCAAAAGAGCTTTATAATAAAGAAAAAACTATTATTTATATAAATCCAACAGGACGCTACGTAAATCATAGTTCGCTTCATGACAGCGGACTAACAGGTAGAAAGCTTATCGTAGATAGTTTTGGCGGATACTCTCCTATAGGTGGTGGCGCTCAAAGCAGCAAAGACTATACAAAAGTCGATCGTAGCGGACTTTACGCAGCAAGATGGATAGCAAAAAATATAGTCGCCGCAGGACTCGCTAAGAAATGTATCGTTCAGCTAAGTTACGCTATAGGTGTAGCAAAACCAGTTAGTATCTCAGTGGATTGTATGGGTACAAATAGCGGTGTAGATGATGAGAGATTATCTGAGTTTGTACATGAGAGTTTTGCTCTAACTCCTAGATGGATAACGGAAAAATTTGGATTAGACAAACCTAGCGCAGATACTTTTTTATATGCCAAAGTAGCTGCTGGAGGTCAAGTTGGAGTTGCTAGTTATCCGTGGGAAAAGTTGGACGCGGTTGAAATTTTTAAAAAATTAAAAT